A region of the Elusimicrobiota bacterium genome:
AGCAATGTTCCTGCGCTGGCCGCGATTGGAACCGAAGAGCAAGCGGAGGTGAGGCAACTAGTCGCGGCCTAAAAAGTTAGAATGAATCCCTCACCAATTAGGTTACGCTACGCAATTTCCCCGGACATCGGGGCACGGCCGCGACACCGCTGCCTTGGCCGCTCTCGGCGCAAGCCTGCAAGCCATGATCGCCTGGAAAATGGCGGTTTACGGGGCCGTCTACTTCGAGCACAGCAATATTTTCCTCGGGGCGTCCCTCGAAGGCGTGCTGCGCAAAGGGGTGGTCACTCCGCCCATGCACATGGTCCACCATTCAACGGCCAGGTCCCAGGCCGACTCGAACTACGGCGTTATATTCTCCTTTTGGGACCGAATTTTCAGGACCTACGGAGCGGTCGCGGACCCGGAGGGCATCGCTTTGGGGCTGCCGCAGGAGCCCATCCGGGGCGCTGAAGTCATGCGCTTGCCGGAAGGCGCGCAGGAAGTAGAGAAAGCAAGCCAAGGACGATCCGGAACATGTTCAGAGGGGTAGGACGGGTTTCTCCGAGAGGGACAGCTTTAGTTTGGAGAGCGCCTTCACGGCAGGCAGAGGAGGAGGGCGGCGCACTGGGCCAGGATGAGCCCGTGATAATATAGGCTGCCGCGGGCGGCCGGCGCGCCCAGGGCGAAGGCGGCGACGATCAATGGGAGCCCTCTTTCGGGATGCCGTCCGGCCGGCCAAAAAACAGGAAGGCAGGCGGCCAGCATGAGGAGGCACACCATCCCAGCCGCGGGCCCGGCTCCCATAATCAGGGGAATAGTCCTATTCCCGCTGTCCCGGTCTCCCTCCATGTCCCTGATATCCAGCAATACCGCGGTGCCGAATATGATCAAGAAGAGGGGAATGCTGCCCAGGAGTATCCTCGGCAGGCCACGCCAGGGGAAGGGATGCCAAGCCAGGATCGGGGCCATGACGATGATCCAGAACCCGTTGAGCATGGTGACGCCCGCCTTGCTTAGGGGAAACTTTTTCAGGCGCCAGCGGTTTTCTCCCAGGGGCAGGCTGTAAAGGATGTTGAGAGCGCCCAGGCCCAGGTAAGGCCCCCAGAGCCGCGGCAGGCCCAGGCGGAAAAGATAAGCGAGAGGCGCCATAAACGCCAATGCCGAGGCGCACGCGAGAATCTTCCATTGGCGCGCGGTCAGGCAATTTTCCGGTGTGTTGACGGCGTCTTCCCGGGAATCATGCAGCTTGTTGAAAAGGTAGACGAAGGCGGCCAAGGACGCGAAGCAGGCGCCCAGCATCGCTTGGCGCGCGTCCAGCCTTCTCAGGAATTTCACGCTAAAATCCAGGTAGGCGGCGGCAAAGAGGAGCACGATGTCCCCGCGGAATTTGAAGAAGGCGTTGAGCAAAGTCATGGATGGGGGCCTGCCGCCAATGCCAGCCCGATCAACAGGCACTCGCCGATGACCAAGGCGTGGTAATAGAAGCCCGTCCTGGCGCGCAGGCAGCCCAAGGCGAAGGCCAGGATGAGGCCCGAGAGAGCCGCGATCATCGGGAGATGGAGCGCCGCCCCCAGGGCGAGGTTGCCCGCCATGAGCAGGGCGGCCAATGCCGCGGTCCTGCGCGCGCCGATCAATACGGGCAAGGTGCGGATACCGGCGGACTCGTCACCGGCGGCGTCCCGGATGTCCCAAAGCCATTCGGCGGCCATCACGCTCATAAGAAGGGGCAGCGAGCGCAGGAACGCCAGGCCCGCGGCGGCCGGGCCCAGATGGTAGCGGGCCGATAGGGGCAGGAGTATCAGCATGCCGAAGGCCAGGCAGACCGGGACGAGGGCCTTGGTCGCGGCGAAGGATTTGAGGCGCAGCTTTCGCGCCCCCAGGGGCAGGCTGTAGCAGGCGCCGACCAGGCCCATGACGAGGTAGCAGGCGAGCAACGGGCCTCGGGAGAGCCGGATCAAATAGGCGAGGGGGAGGCAATAGAGGATGAGGCTCAGCTTCAGGACGGCCCTTCGCTCTTCCGGTCCCAGGCATTCCGAGGGCGCGTTGACCGAGTCCTCGCGAGTGTCGCACGCTTTGTTGAAGAGGTACACAAAGCCGTAGAAGGACATGACGCATATCCCCAGCGGGAAAAAGCTCGGATGCCCGGCTCCCAGGATGAGGCGCGCGCAATAGAAGTAGGCCAGGCCGTAGAGGGCTACGACATGCCCACGAAATTTAAGGAAGCGGCCCGCCATCTAAGGCCTAATCGTAGCGGGCCAGGATGGTTTCTCCCGCCCGCACCTTACGGCCGGGAAAGGCCGCGGGACGGGCCGACTCGGGCAGCAGCAAGGTGACGGTGCTGCCGAGCCTGATGCGCCCCAGGCGCTGGCCCAGGGAAACGGATTCTCCCGGCTTCACGCAGGTTTCTATCCTCTTGGTGATCAGAGTCGTCATTTGGCGTACGACGTAGGGGCCGAGGCAGGATTGTATGGTCGTGACGGCGCGTACCCCCAGCCAATAATCCGCGTCGTCCGGATAGTAAAAATCCGCGCCTTGGCTTTCGACGCTCACGACGGTTCCGGCGAGGGGTATCCTCTGCACGTGCACGTCGGTCAGGCGCATATGGACGATGTATTCTATTTTCCCCGCTCGGGGCTTGATTTCCAGGATCCCATCGGCCGGCGAGACCACGACGGCGCCATCGGCGGGGGGGACGCGCTCGGGGTCCCTATCGAAAAACTCTTGGAATCCCCTCGGTAAGGAGTTTCGGCGCAGGCTCTCGAGCAGGGACTCCATGGTCCACGGGGATTGCGCGGGGACGTCGGCCTCGTCATAGATGTACTCCTTGGGAAAGGAAGTCATCATCGCGGATGATACCATTTTTTATAGAATTGGCCCGTGCTCGGCCCCCCAGCCCAAGGCGTCGCGATTCCATGGAAATTCCTGAAGTCCCTCTATTGGATCGCGGCCCTCTGCGCGACGGTGGCGGCCGGCGACGCTTTCGCGGGCGGGCCGCTCCGGCGGATACTCCCGCGCAATCCTCATGAACTCCTCTATTTCAACGTGTTTTTCGGTCTTCCTCATATTGCCGCGAGCCACCTGCTCTGGGCGGGATACTCCGACTATCGGGAGTTTTACGGGAAGCTCGAGCTGAGAGCCCTTATGGCTTCTTTGGCCGTGGTCGGCGCCTGGCTGTTCTTCAAGGAGCGCGCGGTTTTCATGGCCGCTTTCGGCGCCGCCACGGCGTACCACGTGGTGGGCCAGCAGATAGGTTTTGTCCCCGGGCATCGGCCGGAGTTGCGCCTATGGAAGCGCTTGGCCTGGGCTTTCGCCATATTGAACAATTTCAGCTGGCAAGCCCTGCCTGCGGGGTGGGCCCGGGCCGCGACTGTTCTCAGCGTCTCGTCGCTGGCCTGCCTTCTTTGGAGCACTTGGCGCTGCCGCCGCTTGGCGCCGCCCGGCAGGGGGCGGGATTTCCTATGGCTTAACGCCGCGATGCTGTCGGGCGTCGGGGCGCTGGGTTTGGCCGGGTATCCTTTTTTCTCCATTTTGGCCGCGAGACTGATCCATGACGTCACGGCGTTCACTTTTTACATCGTCCACGACTGCAACAAGAACCGGGAGGCCGCGGTCCATGCTCTCTACCGGCTGCTCGCGGTCCCGCCGCGCGCCGTGCCGGCGGCCTGCGTGGGCTCCGCGGTTCTTCTAACCCTCTTCCTGCAGGCTATGCGCGAGCCGGCGCTAGCGCTTGTCGCTTACAGCCTCACCTTGGCCCATTATTATATGGAGGGGGTGACTTGGAAGGCGGGATCTCCCTACCGCATTCAGGTCCCGTTCGGCTGAAACAGCCGCCGTATCCAGCCTGGATTTCGGCGCGACAGGGCCAAGGAGGAGGCGATGTGCGCGTAAGCCCACAGCTCTCCTTGGCGGCGCCACTCCAGCAGGCCCCAGCGCGTCAAAAGCCCCGCGTAGGGCATGGCGAGGAAAAACGCGGCGGTGGCGGCGGCGGCCTGCCCCAGGAATAGCAGCGCCGGCCTGGCTCCGGCGGCCCGCAGATCGAGGACCGGCAGGATTATCCAGACGCAGAGGTGGTAGAAAACGACGTCCAGGAATTGGACCGACCCTCCGGCCAGAACCAAAGCGGCCAAGACTCCCGTGCCCTCGAAAACGAGAAGGTTTCCGAATTGGGGCTTGCCCAGAGCCGGAAGGGAGCGCCAGGCGGCCGCGAGGAGCCAGGCCGAGCACAATAGGACGGCCCCTTGCCACGCGCGCTCGGGCATGAGCCGGAAGAACGGATCAGAGCCCCAAAGCAAAGTCCCGTATGCCGCGAAGCTCAACGAAATCCTGGCCGCCGTCAACAGCCGGCCATGCCTGGCGGAGCCCTCCGGCGACAAATAGGCTTCCGTAAAGGCGTGATGAGCGCCGAAGATCACGATCACTGATGGGATCGAGGCTGCCATCATCGACGCCCCCGCGGCTCCCAGGAGGGCCAGGCGCTCGCGCGCGGCGCGAGACGACCATAGAGCTCGGATCCTCCCGCGTGAATAGACGGCGGCCAGGACATAATGGGGGAAAAGCGCGGCGAAGAACAATGACCGGTACAACAGGGGAGGGCAGCCCGCTTTGAGCGCAAGGACAAGCAGAATGCCGGCGATCCGGATCGCGGCCATGCCGTTCGATGATAACATTTGTAAAATAGCCCCGATATGACAGAAGCCAGGCAGGACTCTCGCCCCAAGGTGCTCATGATCTCTCCTTGGGCGCCCTATCCTTGGGACGGAGGGTCCAAGAGAATACATACCCTCTGCCGGATGTTGGGCGAGCGCTTCCAATTTTCCCTGCTCACATTCGCGGCGGAGAATTCCGGCTCCCATGCCGCGGCCGCGGATCTCGCCGCGGAGC
Encoded here:
- a CDS encoding sterol desaturase family protein, with translation MIAWKMAVYGAVYFEHSNIFLGASLEGVLRKGVVTPPMHMVHHSTARSQADSNYGVIFSFWDRIFRTYGAVADPEGIALGLPQEPIRGAEVMRLPEGAQEVEKASQGRSGTCSEG
- a CDS encoding UbiA family prenyltransferase, which codes for MTLLNAFFKFRGDIVLLFAAAYLDFSVKFLRRLDARQAMLGACFASLAAFVYLFNKLHDSREDAVNTPENCLTARQWKILACASALAFMAPLAYLFRLGLPRLWGPYLGLGALNILYSLPLGENRWRLKKFPLSKAGVTMLNGFWIIVMAPILAWHPFPWRGLPRILLGSIPLFLIIFGTAVLLDIRDMEGDRDSGNRTIPLIMGAGPAAGMVCLLMLAACLPVFWPAGRHPERGLPLIVAAFALGAPAARGSLYYHGLILAQCAALLLCLP
- a CDS encoding UbiA family prenyltransferase; translated protein: MAGRFLKFRGHVVALYGLAYFYCARLILGAGHPSFFPLGICVMSFYGFVYLFNKACDTREDSVNAPSECLGPEERRAVLKLSLILYCLPLAYLIRLSRGPLLACYLVMGLVGACYSLPLGARKLRLKSFAATKALVPVCLAFGMLILLPLSARYHLGPAAAGLAFLRSLPLLMSVMAAEWLWDIRDAAGDESAGIRTLPVLIGARRTAALAALLMAGNLALGAALHLPMIAALSGLILAFALGCLRARTGFYYHALVIGECLLIGLALAAGPHP
- a CDS encoding phosphatidylserine decarboxylase, with product MMTSFPKEYIYDEADVPAQSPWTMESLLESLRRNSLPRGFQEFFDRDPERVPPADGAVVVSPADGILEIKPRAGKIEYIVHMRLTDVHVQRIPLAGTVVSVESQGADFYYPDDADYWLGVRAVTTIQSCLGPYVVRQMTTLITKRIETCVKPGESVSLGQRLGRIRLGSTVTLLLPESARPAAFPGRKVRAGETILARYD